The genomic stretch TGCCCAGGGTGCGCGTCAGCAAGGTCAGGCTGCCCGCCACCCCGCGATCCTCACGCCGCATGCTGGCGGTGATCATGTCGGTATAGGCGAGGGTAAAGAGGCCGATGCCGAAGCCCTGCAGCAGCAGCGCCGCCAGCAGCAGCCAGGCCGAGGTGCCCGGCCCCCAGAATGCGATCATCAAGAGGCCGGCCCCGCCCAGCCCGGCCCCGGCCAGCGCACAGCGCGGCCCGCCACCCAGCCGCCCGCCCAGCGCCGAGCCCAGCATGGACCCCAGATGCCCGGCGGCCAGCACCCCGCCCACCCAGGCCGGCGGCAGCGCCGCCACGCTGGCCAGGTAGAAGGGCACCAGGAGCATGACGCCAAACCCCGCCAGATTGACCAGAAGGCTCGCCAGGTTCAGCCGTGCGAAGCCGGGCCGGCGAAACAGGCGCAGATCCAGGATGGGCCGCGCAACCCCGAGGCTGCGCCAGGCAAACCCGCCCAGCGCCAGGCCAGCCATCAGGAACAGCGGGATGGCGCCGCGGTTGATCGCCAGCAGCAGGCTCGCCATGCCGAGGGCCAGCAGCAGCGCGCCCGCGCCATCGAAGCTCTCACGCGGGCCGGCCGGCCTGGGCGGCACCAGGCCGCCGCGCAGCAGCCACAGGGCCAGCAGGGCGACCGGCACGCGAATCCAGAACACCGCCTGCCAGCCGCCCCACGCCACCAGCAACCCGCCCAGCAGCGGCCCGAGGGCGGAGCATGCGGCAAAGCCCGCGGCATAGGCAGCCAGCGCCCTGGCGCGCATCGCCTCGGGGTAGAGGCTGGTGGCGAGTGCGGCGCCGCAGCCGATGACGAAGGCGGCCCCCACGCCTTGCAGCACGCGGCAGAAGAGCAGGGCGCCATAGCTGGGCGCCAGCGCGCAGAGCAGCATCGTCATGGCACTCCAGCACAGGCCGAAGCGGAACACCCGCGCATGACCCCAGATATCGCCGATGCGCCCCACCGCCAGCATCAGGCTGCCATAGGTCAGCACATAGGCGATGATGAGCCACTGGATCGCCGGCAGGGGCAGATCGAAGGCCTGGATGATCTGCGGGAAAGCGACGTTCAGCGCGGTGTCGAAGGGCACCACGAGCGTGCCCAGCAGCAGCGGGAAAAGCCGGCGCGCCTCGGCCGGCGTCACCCTT from Sediminicoccus sp. KRV36 encodes the following:
- a CDS encoding MFS transporter yields the protein MTPAEARRLFPLLLGTLVVPFDTALNVAFPQIIQAFDLPLPAIQWLIIAYVLTYGSLMLAVGRIGDIWGHARVFRFGLCWSAMTMLLCALAPSYGALLFCRVLQGVGAAFVIGCGAALATSLYPEAMRARALAAYAAGFAACSALGPLLGGLLVAWGGWQAVFWIRVPVALLALWLLRGGLVPPRPAGPRESFDGAGALLLALGMASLLLAINRGAIPLFLMAGLALGGFAWRSLGVARPILDLRLFRRPGFARLNLASLLVNLAGFGVMLLVPFYLASVAALPPAWVGGVLAAGHLGSMLGSALGGRLGGGPRCALAGAGLGGAGLLMIAFWGPGTSAWLLLAALLLQGFGIGLFTLAYTDMITASMRREDRGVAGSLTLLTRTLGIVLAASLLTLVFGAGEAGALAAGAAPMAGFLAGFGQAFWVAGALPFLALALLLRRWG